The Longimicrobium sp. genome includes a region encoding these proteins:
- a CDS encoding C39 family peptidase yields the protein MNDPQSGKALGSTRPRRALRGLALLAVLASLTACDGSGSRITAPEAPSKTLAGTATVAWVFPTGSYATNPVTFKADATSDIVTVKYFADGTYLLGSSTDRANFFPVKYKFSGVGVRRIYLRGYNSAGTQVAGFYKDITIADLVPNVPYFYQYANTYEPGATCANTTMAMLLKYYGANYTPDQIYTEFRKQSQDEFKFDTIFNKLAARAGIKNRIRVHMETGSIPELDAELNKGRPVVIHGKFTSSGHVMLLIGNDGTNYTMNDPAGRWGQTLCDGSAYGSSSTAGIGVKYGRAIVGKAITTPWQGSCTYFDPNTVRYHEMYLVP from the coding sequence ATGAACGATCCACAATCCGGGAAGGCGCTGGGATCCACCCGCCCGAGACGCGCGCTGCGCGGACTGGCGCTCCTCGCCGTACTCGCCTCCCTCACGGCCTGCGACGGAAGCGGATCGCGGATCACCGCGCCCGAGGCGCCGTCGAAGACGCTCGCCGGCACCGCGACGGTCGCATGGGTCTTCCCCACCGGGAGCTACGCCACCAACCCCGTCACCTTCAAGGCGGACGCGACCAGCGACATCGTGACGGTGAAGTACTTCGCGGACGGCACGTACCTGCTGGGCTCCAGCACGGACCGCGCGAACTTCTTCCCCGTGAAGTACAAGTTCAGCGGCGTGGGAGTGCGGCGCATCTACCTGCGCGGCTACAACTCGGCGGGGACGCAGGTGGCGGGCTTCTACAAGGACATCACCATCGCGGACCTGGTGCCCAACGTGCCGTACTTCTACCAGTACGCCAACACGTACGAGCCGGGCGCCACCTGCGCCAACACCACCATGGCGATGCTCCTGAAGTACTACGGGGCCAACTACACGCCGGACCAGATCTACACCGAGTTCCGCAAGCAATCGCAGGACGAGTTCAAGTTCGACACGATCTTCAACAAGCTCGCCGCCCGCGCCGGGATCAAGAACCGCATTCGCGTGCACATGGAGACGGGTTCCATCCCGGAGCTGGATGCCGAGCTGAACAAGGGGCGGCCCGTCGTCATCCACGGCAAATTCACCAGCTCCGGCCACGTGATGCTGCTGATCGGCAACGACGGCACCAACTACACGATGAACGACCCGGCAGGCCGGTGGGGCCAGACGCTCTGCGACGGCAGCGCGTACGGGAGCTCTTCGACGGCGGGGATCGGGGTGAAGTACGGGCGCGCCATCGTGGGGAAGGCGATCACCACGCCGTGGCAGGGGAGCTGCACCTACTTCGATCCCAACACGGTGCGCTACCACGAGATGTACCTGGTGCCCTGA